GGAAAAGACGGTTTCAGGCGGCCGGGAACACCTTCGGCAAAGAATATGGGAGGGAAATGCGTCATGAGAAAAACAGCCGTTGCCATCGGGGCAATAGGGATCCTCCTGGTTTTCAGCTCCTTGCTTTTGGCAGATTCACCCGCGAAGCCCGCTGATTGCCTGGGATCCTTTTTTACCAGCAGTCTTCATTTCACCGGGGAGGGGATGCGGCACTGGTATGAGGATGCCGGGGGGTTTAAAAAAATCACCCAAATTCCCTATGATCAACTGGACTGCAAAACCTGTCATGTCAAAAGCTGCGACACATGCCACGCCGGCCAAAAAGGTGAAAAACACTTCTTTTCGGAAAAGAAAGCCAAGGACATCAACACCTGCATGCCCTGCCACGGCCGGGAGGGGCTGACCTTCAAGTTTGACGGTGAAAGGGGTCAGCTGGATGTGCATATCAGTGCCGGCATGGTCTGCTCGGACTGCCACTACCGCTCCGACGTGCATGGCGACGGCCGCTTTCGCCAATCCATGCGCCACCCCAAGGGGGTCCGCGCCAGCTGTGAGGAATGTCATCTGGAGCAGGAGCGGGAGTCCCCCGAATTCGACCCCGATACCCAAAGCCACAGTGTGCACGGGGACAAACTGGCCTGCGCGGCCTGTCACGTGCGCTCTACGGTCAGCTGCTACAACTGCCACTTCGACACGTTTCTCAAAACGGGTGAAAAAAAGGGGAATTTCGTCGCCATGAAGGACTGGTTGCTGTTGATCAATCATGACGGCCAGGTTACCTCCGGAAACGTCCAGACCTTGGTCTACCAGAACAAAAAGTTCGTGGCCTACGCCCCGTACTTTACCCACTCCATCAGCGCCGAAGGCCGCCTCTGTGATGACTGTCATCAAAATGAGGCCGTGCAACGGATTCAAGATGGCGACCGGGTGCCGGTGGTCGGGTTTGAAAATGGACAGATCCAAACCTGGCAAGGCGTCGTGCCGGTGATCCAGGGAAAGCTGGATTGGGTGTTTCTCAATAAAACCGAAAACGGCTGGGTCCCGATTGCCGACACCTCACCTCCCGTGGAGCAATACGTCGGTTTCGGAACCCCTTTGACAGCAGAGCAATTTGAACGGCTGGCACAAGATGTTTCACATTGAATAACGCTTTAAATCCCCACCGCTCCTTGTCTTTTTGCCCATCTCCGGCGCTACATCCGCCAAGCCCTATCCCGCTGTCCGTCGACGGACGTGCCATGGTGACGCACCAGAATCCGGCGCCTTCTTGCGGGTTTAGGCATGACCGCGACGCTTAACGGTTGACAAATGGTTCCGGAATATTTCTACTGTGTACAATTCCACCCCATGGATCAACGGTGTGTTGCGTTGTGGTGTCGGCCATGAGATCTGCCGCGCATGAAAAACCCGCAAAAACGGAAACCCGCCTT
This sequence is a window from Desulfobacteraceae bacterium. Protein-coding genes within it:
- a CDS encoding cytochrome c3 family protein; translation: MRHWYEDAGGFKKITQIPYDQLDCKTCHVKSCDTCHAGQKGEKHFFSEKKAKDINTCMPCHGREGLTFKFDGERGQLDVHISAGMVCSDCHYRSDVHGDGRFRQSMRHPKGVRASCEECHLEQERESPEFDPDTQSHSVHGDKLACAACHVRSTVSCYNCHFDTFLKTGEKKGNFVAMKDWLLLINHDGQVTSGNVQTLVYQNKKFVAYAPYFTHSISAEGRLCDDCHQNEAVQRIQDGDRVPVVGFENGQIQTWQGVVPVIQGKLDWVFLNKTENGWVPIADTSPPVEQYVGFGTPLTAEQFERLAQDVSH